The Ammospiza nelsoni isolate bAmmNel1 chromosome 20, bAmmNel1.pri, whole genome shotgun sequence genome contains the following window.
AGGTAGACAtttgttttgctattttttctttcctactgtattttaaaaggtttCAGTTGTGGtggatatttttattcctcagagagaaatgagaaaagaggaaaaagttgtctttcctttcctttctctgctatTTGTCTTCTAGATAGGATTTTCATAGGCAGCTGTCTGCAGCATTAATTGTGTTCACAAGTGAAAAATGTAGATATGTGTGTGAGTTTCTGCAATCAATACACTTGGAATCCTTTTTAGCTTTGTCCTCAGGAACATCTTAGAGAAATGTTCATTAGTTACAATGTGTTTTGTAGTTTTTGGAAGCACAATGTCACCATGTGATTCCTGTTTCTACAGAAAGCAAGTCTTGGATGGCTCCAGAAAcatttgggttttctttcactgagaaatctgacatctggtccctgggctgtgtcctcCTTGACATGATGAGCTGCTTTGTTCTGAATGTGTGTAAGAGtgatttatttgggatttgAAGGGTCCTGGGCTCATCAGGATATGTGAGAGCTCTCTGGCACTGTGCTCTTCCCAGGCAGAAGAGATAAAATTCTTACTGCAGGGTatcagaggggacagcagctgccttGAGGGAGTCCTGACCCTGATAAAGGAtggagaaagaaattatttgcctTTCATCCCACTATTATTGATGATGCTACAGATTGAGCCCAGCATGAGGCCCACAGCAAGGTGAGTTCTGGCTCCTTCCCTTGATTTATTTTGTCCTAAACCCCTCCTACCTCCACAAACTGGGAATGTTCACTGCTGTTGCAAAGGATTAATATTGCTTATCCTCCTGCCTCAACAAATTGAGTTATTAAACATTTGATATTCCTGCAGAGTGGACACTGAGATGCACAGGTGTCCCTTTTTGCAGTTATATTATAAATTCATGTTATACACAATTTTATGAGTCTGAACTTGACACCTAACATGGCTTGTGCCATGTGAGCTCCTTCTTGAGCTGTCTGGAAGCAAATTGTTTAAGTTCTGTCAAAAATAATCTACTCTAGAAGTAATATTAGATTTTTTATATCAAAATGAAACAACACCTGTAGATTTTTTCTTGTCTAACTTATCAGCCCTAACTCACTGGGGCTGCTTTTGTCTCTCAAAATTCCAGGGATCTGATCACTGATCCATTTGTTGAGAAATGCCTGATTTTTGCTGGTGAGACCTCAATAAAACTGAAGAAGTCTCTGCTTCCCTCAATAACAGATGAGCTCTTGCAGGGAGGAGTTGAAAATGTTCTAGGTAATAAGGAGAATAAGATTCATGTAAAGGTGATTTTCACAGGAAATAAACCCTTCCAGTCAGGATGTATTCTAACTGGAAATAAATTCTTGCCCACTCATTTTACCTGCAATAAAATGCGATAATCTTTGGAGCAAGGAGCACTGTTATTTTTCCTCTAAATTTCTAAGGTTCTCAGCCATTCCTACTGTAAAAGTTAAACAGGCTCAGAGGTCATTCCTCAGAAAATTTGGGAGCTTCACTTATTTTGTTTGCATTGTAACATGTTTGCTGATTCATGCCACAAGGGATCTGCtccattattttccttctaaGTAAGGAAGATGTTATTTTAATCTGAAAAGTCTCTTGGAATAATGCATTTAAAGCTCCTATCCCTGCTGATTTAATATTCCAACTGATCcccaaaaatatatatatataatacaaaaTACACTGTGAATCATAACACTTGATGTTTAATGAGTTGGGGGGTgaaagtttttctcttttcaacaATCCCAAATTGCATTATTTTCATTCATATGAATTCACAGCTTGCACAAAACAGAGACAATTTGAGTGCTTTCTGTAAGTGTTTGTGTGGAATGGCTGGAAGAATTTCCTTGGTTTCTCAGCATTCATGCAGGCTTCCTGGGATGTTGAAGAAGTCCAGGCTGAAGGCATTCAATACCTTGCCAGCTTTGTAGAGGATAAAACTGGTAAGGCACTACTTgatctatttatttattcatttattctgCTCCTTCCTTACATTTTGAGATAATAGgaagaggaaaacatttctaatGCCTACAAATGAGAATGAAATTGTTCTCTTCCTATCTCTGTAGTGATGGGATTGTGTTGGTTCTTGTTCTGTACATGCTTTTGTTAACCAGCAGAGGGGTTTTACTGGATAATAAAAATGGGCACTAGGGGAAGAAAACCCTGTGATATTTGAATTGGCAGCAAACTGACATTTGAGGAAGGTAATTTCCACAAGCCCTGTGATGACCTGGGGGTAATTCCTGGGGCTGCAAGGCTGGCAGAGCAAAAGGAAGCTCCACATGGCCAATTCCTGTGTCTGTAAAGCTCTGAGGGTGAGAGCTGTGTGTTTTCTCCCAGAAGCTGcacatttttcaaaagaaaatctttcttttgAAAGATTCTCAGATCAAGGTTCATAATTCAAAGCACTGTGTTAAATCAGTTATAAAATGCTCTGTCCTCTGACAGCACTTTAATGCTGGCATTGGTTTATGATGTTAAAACTTATTCTTAGCTTTAATTGATAGGAGACATTTTCCACacagattaaaacaattcactcTGTTTTGTTCTCTTTGATTCAAGAGCCTTTCTCAAAGAATTTCTTTTCCCCCACAGCATTGCCCTATCTGCTGACATGCACAGAAGTGATCACTCTTGCCATGAAGGTTCACACAGATTCTCTGGATTTACAAGTGGAAGGCTGCACTTTATTGCTTGAAATTCTTAGTCAAGGTACAATTAAGATTTCCTCCTTCTGCTGGGTCTTGTAAAGATTATTGAATCCATTATCTGCTCAATTAACAGTTTTAGGGGATGAATTTAAAGAACTAAAGGAAGTTAAGCAGCTTTTTGAATTCTCATGGCCTTCCTTCAGGACTGGCACACAGCAATTCTgtgttaattttaaatacagGTGCTGATCTTGTCCAACCAAGTTTTCATGTTATGTAGAGTGTTGCTAGAGGGCATAAATAAGACTCTTGTTGTTttggtattttaattttaaaccaTAAAAGTGGTTTTGGGTCTCTTGTGTGGTCCCTGCTGTCACTTTCATGGCAATTTACCCCAAAACCACCTGATGATATGAGCTTAAAAATACTAAGAATtgattttcagaaaatgaaagtttAAAGTAACTTTTGCTTATTTTATATGAAGAAATGCTGCTAATTGAATGTTTTGCTATGCTGATTGCAGGGCAGGGGGTTCAGATTTCATTCAAAACCACTGAAATCTTTGTTCCATTCCAATGTTTGTGGTGACAGCTCTGAAACAGGGGGTGATGATGGCCTTGGATGAGAGTGTGGCCAGCTGCCTGTTACACACAGTGAGGGAACATTCTGAGAATGAGGAGTTCCTTTCAATGCTCTGCACAGTTCTGATGATGGTTTCAGCCAGTGGTGGGTCACCTTGCTCATTCTTTGGGGAatcttaatttgtttttactttttgaaaCAAATCCAAGGTAATGCAGTGATTTCACTGAGAGGTGTGGATGTCTGTGtgtaattattaatttaatagtGCTAATATTGGTAAGATTGACCAGATAGTGATAACACCCCTGAAAGTTTAAGATACAATGCTGAGGCTTCAGGGATTTACTCTAAAAGATACAATTCTGTATTTCCTCTTGGTTTGGAAACAAGTACAAGCTCTGCAAATAGTAGTGCTTGAGAAAATGAGGGCACAGAACCTGAATTCTATTTTGGACTCTGCCATGATGAATTGAAACCATTCTCCCTAACTTCTCTACtttgttctcttttcttctGAACTTGTAATTgctaaatatttataatatttttagttGTTTTCAGTGTCAGTTCAACAGTCATCAAAGACTCTTTTTAGAAATGGTTACAGTAGGATGTAGCAGCAAGGGGGAAATcttcaaaaaaattattacaaagaGTCATGTCTAAGACTAAACTATTTTTAACCAGCCTTTCCTAATTCTGAAGCTTAGTTTGAATCGTTAAAATGGAAACAGGTgaaaaattgtaatttaaatCCTCTCAGttcctttcctgctctgtgaATTCCCAGTCTGTGAGGAAGCAGGGTAGCCAGGCATGCATTTGAATGGATCAGATGTGTTAAATGCATCTTGTTAAAGAATTCGGTCTGTTCTCTTGCTTCCTTTTGTGCAGCTGATGGGCTCATGTTCCCGCTCTGTTATCTCAGTTTAAACACCTTAGTGCTGCCTGTTTCCAGGCCAGTGAGTGGGACAAAACCCCCAGATTCTATAGAATTTCTGTGGTTTGCAGAAGTAGCTGCGGAGAACCTAAGGAAAGTTGGAATCATCCCAGACCTTCTGTCAATTTTGAGACGTTTTCTTCACAATGACAATATCTGCTTCTCTTGCTGTGCCGTTCTCTGGAGCTTGGCTGTGAGTGGTGAGTAGAACACGGGAATATTGTGCCTGCACTCCCGTGGCTGAAGGGCAGCAGGTATTGAGCCTAATTGAGTTCAGACATTCCTGTCGCTGGGATTGGATTTTCTCCCATTCTTGTTCCAGGGAGATGGAATGAGATAATTTTTAAgattccttccagcccaaaccaatctgattttgtgattctggaGAGATGtttccacagcactgctgccatcACTTTGTGATCCAGGGttagataaaaacaaaaatcaatgcAGAGTTTTTTAGCAACCCTTTATGTGATAAGGTGTCACATTTGAGCCGTTCAGGCCAAGATGTGACCTGATTTCATATTTACTGATTTGTTTGTGATGTGTTCTTGTGGAGGTGTGTTCTGATCATCCTGCAAGGCTGGAAGCACAGCTTGTGCACAGTTTCACCTGGTGTGTTTTATTCCCTCTGTGCAGCAAATTACCCATTGGATTTATGGGACAGCTGAATTTCCATCCTGCAGCCTGGATACTGTCAAAACTGTGGTTATTTCTGGATGCTTCTTGCTGTGATCCCTATGCATAATTTAAATGACAAAGAACACTAGTTCCTGCAGAAGTTCAGCTTTCTCCAATaagcaaaattatttgttaGTTCTGTAGCACTTGGTTTGGTTCTGTACATTTTTGattccttccctctgctgccctccAGACTAAAACAATGTTGCATTATTCCAATGCCAGCAGCCATTAAGGCTTTACTGATATAATTTGACACACAGTGATATCATTACTTCATTAAATAACTCtgcctgctgcatttcctttctgCTAAGGGAATTCAGAGGATAACACAGACCAAGCAGTGCTGGCaagtgctgtccctgtcacctcagcagtgctgcaggaacacCTCCACAATGGAGTCATTGCAGAGtctgcctgctcagctctgtgggCACTGGCACTCCAAGGTGGGTGACCCCAGTGTCCCCGTTGTCCCTTGGGCATGGGAAAGGCTGGGATGTCTGTGTGTCAGTGGTGACACTGCAATccgggctgctgggctggagaggctctgcagagggcagcagagggaggagCTTGCATCCTCTCCTGGTTGCTCTTCCTGCACTCGCTCTGTGGCTCCCTAATGGAGCCATTTTTGATGAGCTGCAGCAATTAAATCACCAGATACTGCTAATGGGGAGTCCACTGGTGGGCAGCTTATTTGCTTGGTTGATTTGGAACAGTGTTTCAtgttaaataagaaaaaatctTTGATTATCATTTGCACTAAGGAACTCATCCTTGCAGTCCTACTTGGTCTTATTTCTTCCTCATGCAACAATATTGTCACATTTACCTACTGCCTGCCCTTGTGCCATtgttccactgagaaaagatgAGCAAAACACTCTCAGCAATCTCATTTCTATTCCCCATCAGTAGAATAAGTTGAGTATTCAGGACTCTTGATTCTTCTGGCCTGGAGGATACTGAAATTTTGggcttttctgtgtgttttgtttctttctttaaagGTTGCTTAGCTGACAGTGACTATGAGCCCACAGCAGCACTTCTGCTGGATGCACTCAGGATGAACCCAGAAAGAAAAAGGCTGGTGCAGAATGGCTGCCTGGCTTTAGCCACCCTTGTGAGGCTCTCAGGTAACATTCAGCACTTCTGCTTTTATTAATTACCAATCAGCTCCATCaacatgaaattaaaatcacTTCTGCATACCTGGTCTTCTATTTTTACCCAATTATGCTTCAGAATAGTTGTTAGGAAGACTGAAAATGGGCACAACTTCCTGAAAATGTGCCCTGAGCCAGCTCTGAGGGGATGGGAAGCAGATCCTGCagtctgcagctccagcagtgtTTGTCTTCCTTGCAGAAACTGCAGCTTTGGCAATTCTGCTGGACTCAAAGGGCAGTGGAACAGAGCGGATCAAACAGGAATATCACCTTCATTCCCACGAGCCAGGGGTGGCAGAGGCTCTGTGCCTGCTCATGAACGAGATGGTTCAGTATGGTgagatggctgctgctgccatttgtTGAGtctccccctctctcccagCCCTAAAATCAGTAAAACCACaacagcagctctcaggaaaGACTTCATGTCTGAGAAAATTGCATTCATCCTCCTGAGAATTCACTCCACTTGTTCAAACAAATACCACTCTGATGGTAAAACATTTTAACTTCATCTTCTCTtgcctgctctccctgtgcttctTTAGCTCCTGCTCCACTGGCAGTTGTGCTATAACCATAAATTTTCTTGTTCATTGGCACTGCAGATGAAGTTATGCTGAATATGAGGTcccagaaaatggaaaagctgtTGTCTGAAATAAAATTCCAGTTTCCATTTAGCACGGTATGGAGAAGTCTCTGTGATAATAAagtatattaatatattatttctgGTGAGGGATTTGATCATAGTGCAGAAATTTAGAGAATTAGCTGCATGTGGAGTGAAGAGTGAGTTTCTAAGGATAGTTCTAATTACTGAGAACAAATGATTGAAAGTTGTTTgtcttgttgttgttgttgttaatgctgaaattttaaaaaattatgttctgGTCTCTTGCAACATTACATTAATTTATTACAGTCCTCATGCTAAACCAGGCTGAAGTTTACAGGAATAAAGCCATAAGTATATTACATCCaatttatttttggtttggAAGTGGCATCGttaacaaataaacaaaaacccaacaaaaactcTCTGACAGTTTGTGGGAAGATTTAACTTGCATTAAATTTCACCAAGTAgtcacactgaaaaaaaagggaaaaccagcAAAGTTATCACAGCTATTTAATGTGTTACACCTATATTTCTTCTGCAATGGCTTGCTGGCAAGAAACCAACAATTAGGTTTGTTCATCAAGCCAGTACAACTGGTTAATCCTAATTTTGCTGATTTCAGTTAAGTATTTACAGAATTGTTCTCAAAGACAGTCACAAACTGTTCTCCTGCAGGCATTGCCTGCACCCCTTCAGTGAACACTGCAGCCCCAAGgtagcacagaaaaaataatcccagaaGGGGAGAAAGCTCCCTCTCCTGTTGTAACAGCAGCCACTTCAAAGACCTGTGTTAGACACaatgtttttattaataaatgaaTACAAAAATAAGTGGAGCAACAAGGTAATCTTCTGTCTGACAATTCTCACCTTTCTCTCCAGGAGATTCTGACCCTGGTGGATGCAACACTTTCGAAactgaggaaggaaaaatgctTTGTCTGAGAACAACACTTGGCCACTGCTGGATACAAAAGCCTGGAGCCTCCATTAGAGGATTCCTCTCACCAGAAAAAAGAATATTGGGCTATTAATAATATACAAACAGGTATTTATTGGTGGTTTGGGTACCACAACTGTGTAACTAACAGCAATCATTAAGAATTCATCTTGCAGTAGACCTCACTTTGTGGGCCTCAACATACTTGAAATAAAGATCTTAATCCTTGGAGTTTTGACAAAGCAATGACAGTTTCTTCCTTCATCTaccataatttaattttttttaacttattcAGTGTCTATTTCAAATTCTATTTGAAGGAATTTAACTGATGAAGTtcttcccagctgcaggcatTTGTTACAAAGGTTGTTTGAGCACAGTAACAGGCATCAGGCACAGGGTACCAGCAGCATTCCTGTACTTCCAGGTTATTGTAGCATTGTCTTTGGATTGATTTTATGAAGTAGCTGCTGTCAGTTCTGACTTCTCTCTAAATTTGGAATGTGACATCAATCCAGCAAATGCTGCAGATGAAAGATTCTACCCtgtgttttttaagttttacaATTTTTCTTGTTAGCTTTGTTCTTAACAGCAGcttcccatttctttttctccagggtGTAAAGTCTCATAGCTGCTTGTGCATCCTGGATCTGAAACAGAACAGACCAGACAAGGATGTGAGATAATAAGCAGCTAAATCTTTCATAATTTTAATACATCCTTCCAATTAACATTTCAAGATCTCTTTTTACATGTAGGCTCTGTGCCTGGGGAAAGGGATAAATGGTGTATTTAGAGTGCAGGGCCCACCACAAGGCTCTACATTGGAAAGTCCTAAGAGAATTTTGTCATTGATAAAGTATCTATGAGCTCCCCTCCCAGTTTTGCTTCCCCAGTTCATTCCTCTTTTCCATCCTCCTGCCCAGTGAAATAAAGGATCTGCTGAGGTTCAGGTGTCTCCCACTGTTTATCCATCCTGCCACAGTGCAGAATGCTGCTTTTAGAGTAAACAGATCTTGATCATTGCTTTTCCCCCTGGGAATTTTAAGAAGAATTCAGAGTTGTGCAGAAGTTGTTTATGAAGTGAGTGAACAGTGAGCAAGCTGAGATGACAacctcactgctgctgtccaAGCAGAGCTTGCTGAGTTCCACTGGGATgaaggcacagccctggggactgaggcagagccagagctggctGTTCTGGGCAGGTACCTACCGAGcagtgctctgctgtctgcACCTGGACATTGAGCAGCTTCTCACACAGCAGCTTCAGGGATGGCCTGGAACTCTGGGGACAGAACAGATCATAAACCATGCTGTCTCACAGGACTCAAAATAACAGAGATGGGtgttatataaaaatatgttccTCAAAGTACAGCACATCTTAGCCTCTGCTGGTGAAATACCAggagtaattaattaattaggaGATTTGAGTGTGCATAGGTAGGAAAGAAGGAACAGGGTGAGGTAAAAGCAAGCTCAGGAGTGAGTCAGCAGCTCTGGAGTCTGTTAATTGAGCACCTTCCCTGCAGTCTCTTACCTTCACTCTCTCTTTGAAAGGTTTGTatctctgtgtgtccctgatCATCTTGTGAGGGTGATCAAGAAGTAGGACCTAGaagaaatcacattttcagTCTAAAATGTGTCATTGCATGAAACTTTACACAGCTGAGTGTGCAGCTGCCTATTATTTCCTCCCATCCACTGTAAGAGACACTTTAAAGCCATGAAAGGACCCAGCTAATACAGACAGGGCTGGATTCACGAGGTTTCCAGGAGCTCAGGTGTGTTCCCTTGATCCAGAATGATGGATCAGAAACTCCATTTTCAGTGTCCCTTGATCCAGAATGATGGATCAGAAACTCCATTTTCAGTGTCCCTTGATCCAGAATGATTTATCAGAAACTCCATTTTCAGTGTCCCTTGATCCAGAATGATTTATCAGAAACTCCATTTTCACTGTACCTTTAGGTCATTTCGTAGGGCGTGCCCAACTAAAATCCTTCCCTGCAGGATCTCAGCCACCTCCTTCTGAACTGTTTTGAAGTCTTCACCTAAAAATGCCACACAAGGAAACACTTTCCATGAGCAACCAGTGCATCTTTTCTGGGAAGTAACTGATCCTTGGGACTGTAGTTTTTGTACAGTACACTGAATCTCTGCTTGCTAGAACATagtataaaaaaaatcattttcttttctcttcataGAATT
Protein-coding sequences here:
- the STKLD1 gene encoding serine/threonine kinase-like domain-containing protein STKLD1 isoform X2, whose amino-acid sequence is MEKYEVLEQLQPGALGTVLVAQLRTEQAAQKKYAIKQVECIDQHQANVALKEAKDLLKLCHVNICTYKELFLTWNNEVSSLFLCLVMQHSGQGDLSALIREKRENSEKISTMVVQKLLGQMVDALFYIHKQNIWHRNLKPSNILVTGEPSFMLSDFSTETLMSDELKWKIRVEEESKSWMAPETFGFSFTEKSDIWSLGCVLLDMMSCFVLNAEEIKFLLQGIRGDSSCLEGVLTLIKDGERNYLPFIPLLLMMLQIEPSMRPTARDLITDPFVEKCLIFAGETSIKLKKSLLPSITDELLQGGVENVLAFMQASWDVEEVQAEGIQYLASFVEDKTALPYLLTCTEVITLAMKVHTDSLDLQVEGCTLLLEILSQALKQGVMMALDESVASCLLHTVREHSENEEFLSMLCTVLMMVSASEVAAENLRKVGIIPDLLSILRRFLHNDNICFSCCAVLWSLAVSGCLADSDYEPTAALLLDALRMNPERKRLVQNGCLALATLVRLSETAALAILLDSKGSGTERIKQEYHLHSHEPGVAEALCLLMNEMVQYDEVMLNMRSQKMEKLLSEIKFQFPFSTEILTLVDATLSKLRKEKCFV
- the STKLD1 gene encoding serine/threonine kinase-like domain-containing protein STKLD1 isoform X1, whose protein sequence is MEKYEVLEQLQPGALGTVLVAQLRTEQAAQKKYAIKQVECIDQHQANVALKEAKDLLKLCHVNICTYKELFLTWNNEVSSLFLCLVMQHSGQGDLSALIREKRENSEKISTMVVQKLLGQMVDALFYIHKQNIWHRNLKPSNILVTGEPSFMLSDFSTETLMSDELKWKIRVEEESKSWMAPETFGFSFTEKSDIWSLGCVLLDMMSCFVLNAEEIKFLLQGIRGDSSCLEGVLTLIKDGERNYLPFIPLLLMMLQIEPSMRPTARDLITDPFVEKCLIFAGETSIKLKKSLLPSITDELLQGGVENVLAFMQASWDVEEVQAEGIQYLASFVEDKTALPYLLTCTEVITLAMKVHTDSLDLQVEGCTLLLEILSQALKQGVMMALDESVASCLLHTVREHSENEEFLSMLCTVLMMVSASEVAAENLRKVGIIPDLLSILRRFLHNDNICFSCCAVLWSLAVSGNSEDNTDQAVLASAVPVTSAVLQEHLHNGVIAESACSALWALALQGCLADSDYEPTAALLLDALRMNPERKRLVQNGCLALATLVRLSETAALAILLDSKGSGTERIKQEYHLHSHEPGVAEALCLLMNEMVQYDEVMLNMRSQKMEKLLSEIKFQFPFSTEILTLVDATLSKLRKEKCFV